In Acaryochloris marina S15, a single genomic region encodes these proteins:
- a CDS encoding histidine phosphatase family protein — protein sequence MTQPNQAIKLMMALGLTATLAACGGETATNGDTTSPNAENSPTIESPEGGEEGKEYSEGEQANADFKDKLSGPELLSALQEGGHVIYFRHAQTEKDYADQADPKMKLDDCETQRKLNDVGIQQSKDIGAAFTEKKIPVDKVITSEYCRAWKTADLAFGQHEKNPKLNFLPFEDYTDEQVEEMKANVMPLLTVAPASGKNTVLVGHDDIFEAATGIYPDPQGMAYVLTPDGNGGFTLQANLLPDEWAKL from the coding sequence ATGACACAACCAAACCAAGCCATTAAGCTAATGATGGCCCTTGGGCTAACTGCTACGTTGGCTGCCTGTGGAGGTGAGACTGCAACGAATGGAGATACTACCAGCCCTAACGCCGAGAATTCACCGACCATAGAATCTCCAGAGGGAGGGGAAGAGGGGAAAGAGTATAGCGAAGGCGAACAAGCGAATGCAGATTTTAAGGATAAATTGAGCGGCCCTGAACTCTTGAGTGCGTTGCAAGAGGGGGGACATGTGATCTACTTCCGCCATGCCCAGACTGAGAAAGACTATGCTGACCAAGCGGATCCGAAGATGAAGCTTGATGACTGTGAAACCCAGCGGAAGCTCAATGACGTGGGCATTCAACAGTCCAAAGATATTGGTGCTGCCTTTACTGAGAAGAAGATTCCAGTGGATAAGGTTATTACGAGCGAGTATTGCCGAGCCTGGAAAACGGCAGATCTGGCATTTGGACAGCATGAGAAGAACCCTAAGCTGAACTTCTTGCCCTTTGAAGATTATACGGATGAGCAAGTTGAGGAAATGAAGGCCAATGTGATGCCGTTACTGACGGTTGCTCCAGCAAGCGGCAAAAATACGGTGCTTGTCGGCCATGATGATATTTTTGAGGCTGCGACGGGCATTTATCCTGATCCGCAGGGTATGGCCTATGTGTTGACGCCAGATGGGAATGGCGGTTTTACGCTACAAGCCAACCTATTACCTGATGAGTGGGCAAAACTCTAA
- a CDS encoding TonB-dependent receptor domain-containing protein codes for MGPSVWAVPAAEPEGRMDSAKSVSTLRWPKAGRRPSQPSTTVKDWLAQALAQITDIQINETAEGIELVLVATNADLAEVSTTRSSDSLIITIDNAQLVENTLQANPAEGMDEITLQSLDNNRVQLTLVTTAETAQVSTKPDGLTVLVNTVAEQPTDSAPAREPAASAEEDELEIVVTAEKTPENVQNVPLSLTVLTEKEIEDADITSFEDIAENTPNFSLFSGDGANSPFYSIRGLGNSNFLSRDAVAFYIDDVPYDRIGFITTDLPDIAQVEVLRGPQSTLYGRNSLSGVVNIKTRQPTNEVEVNGTASYGNFDAVNLRAGVSGPLVKDELFFRLSGNFLSRDGYINNTFLDNDVDEQRNLNGRAKLLWTPADEWEISLNASIEDLDSGTNLVVIDDFNPANAFEIESDVNNSFKRNTNTQALKIAYTHPQFRATSITSRRFSKSQQRSDADGSPLNLIVNTNDFAATVWSQEIRFQSPEEAETLEWLVGGYFESSQFSNQNDGFTFGADAGAVGFPVGTNLRSGELDETILAAFAQVSYRPAPPLTLTAGLRFESFNSTLQNLDTVFTPPGGPSFTTFSARDVQQDTDILLPRLVAEYRFNPDLMIYGSVTRGYRPGGVNFRGDATTLTFNAEKSWNYEIGLKSSWLDDRLKVNLALFHNDVNDYQVLVTDNLAVGRIDNAEVNITGGELELRATPMDGLDIIAGLGISDAKFTEFGNFDGNRVPFAPSFTYNVALQYRAPMGLFARIALQGLGTTNFTEDNTLKQNPYATVNLRLGYEFDQTGIYVFANNIFDTGYFAQGFDFAPIGFLVTPGAPATFGVQVTTRF; via the coding sequence ATGGGGCCGTCTGTTTGGGCTGTGCCAGCCGCAGAGCCAGAAGGAAGAATGGACAGTGCAAAGTCCGTTTCTACTTTGCGATGGCCAAAGGCCGGTCGGAGACCATCGCAACCCAGCACGACCGTTAAAGACTGGCTGGCCCAGGCCCTCGCTCAAATTACGGATATCCAGATAAATGAAACTGCAGAGGGGATTGAACTGGTTTTAGTCGCCACGAATGCTGACCTTGCTGAGGTTTCAACCACTCGGTCTAGCGATAGCCTGATCATCACCATTGATAATGCACAGTTGGTAGAGAACACCCTGCAAGCAAATCCTGCCGAGGGGATGGATGAGATTACCCTGCAATCCCTAGATAATAATCGAGTCCAACTCACCCTGGTCACCACGGCTGAAACAGCCCAAGTTTCTACCAAGCCTGACGGTTTAACCGTGTTGGTTAATACGGTAGCCGAGCAACCGACAGATTCTGCACCAGCTCGTGAACCAGCAGCTAGCGCTGAAGAGGACGAGCTAGAAATTGTGGTCACGGCGGAAAAGACCCCCGAAAATGTTCAAAACGTGCCCCTAAGCCTAACGGTATTGACCGAGAAAGAAATTGAAGATGCGGACATTACCTCTTTTGAAGACATTGCCGAAAATACCCCCAACTTCAGTCTTTTTAGCGGCGATGGTGCCAATAGTCCCTTCTATTCCATTCGGGGTTTAGGCAACTCCAACTTTCTCTCCCGGGATGCAGTGGCCTTTTATATTGACGATGTCCCCTACGATCGCATTGGCTTTATTACCACCGATCTACCGGATATTGCCCAGGTTGAAGTGCTGCGAGGACCGCAAAGCACCCTCTATGGCCGGAATTCCCTCTCTGGTGTAGTCAATATCAAAACTCGCCAACCGACGAACGAGGTTGAAGTGAATGGAACTGCCAGCTACGGGAATTTTGATGCCGTCAACCTCCGGGCAGGCGTCAGTGGCCCCCTCGTCAAAGATGAGCTGTTCTTTCGCCTATCGGGTAACTTTCTGTCACGGGATGGATATATCAACAACACCTTTTTAGATAATGATGTCGATGAGCAAAGAAATCTAAACGGTCGGGCCAAACTGCTGTGGACACCTGCAGATGAATGGGAGATCTCATTAAATGCCTCGATTGAAGATCTCGATAGCGGCACCAATCTAGTGGTCATTGATGACTTCAATCCGGCTAATGCCTTTGAGATTGAATCAGATGTCAATAATTCCTTTAAACGGAACACCAATACCCAAGCCCTCAAAATTGCCTATACCCATCCTCAGTTCAGGGCCACTTCCATTACCAGCCGTCGATTTTCTAAGAGCCAACAACGTTCGGATGCAGATGGTAGCCCGCTCAACTTGATTGTAAATACCAATGACTTTGCAGCAACGGTTTGGAGTCAAGAAATTCGTTTCCAATCCCCTGAAGAGGCTGAGACGTTGGAATGGTTGGTGGGGGGATATTTTGAATCCAGCCAGTTCTCTAATCAAAACGATGGTTTTACCTTTGGTGCCGATGCAGGTGCGGTTGGATTTCCAGTGGGGACAAACCTCAGAAGTGGAGAATTGGATGAAACTATCTTGGCGGCCTTTGCCCAAGTTAGCTATCGTCCCGCTCCACCGTTAACCCTGACTGCAGGATTACGATTTGAATCCTTTAACAGCACCCTCCAAAACCTAGACACCGTTTTCACCCCTCCCGGCGGTCCTAGCTTCACCACGTTTTCCGCCCGTGATGTCCAGCAAGATACCGATATCTTGCTCCCTCGCCTTGTGGCCGAATATCGTTTCAATCCTGATCTGATGATCTATGGCAGCGTTACCCGAGGATACCGACCGGGGGGCGTCAACTTTCGCGGCGATGCCACAACCCTAACCTTTAATGCTGAAAAATCCTGGAATTATGAAATCGGACTGAAATCATCTTGGCTTGACGATCGCTTAAAGGTGAATTTAGCGCTCTTCCATAATGACGTGAATGACTATCAAGTGCTGGTAACCGATAATTTGGCGGTAGGCCGGATCGACAATGCAGAAGTGAATATCACAGGCGGTGAGCTAGAACTGAGAGCTACGCCTATGGATGGCTTGGATATTATTGCGGGCCTGGGTATTTCGGATGCGAAATTCACCGAATTTGGCAATTTTGATGGCAATCGCGTGCCCTTTGCACCGAGTTTCACCTACAATGTCGCCCTCCAATATCGGGCACCCATGGGCCTCTTTGCCCGCATAGCGCTACAAGGTTTAGGAACAACCAATTTCACTGAGGATAACACCCTCAAACAAAATCCCTATGCAACGGTCAATCTGCGACTGGGGTATGAGTTTGATCAAACCGGTATTTATGTATTCGCCAACAATATTTTTGATACGGGGTACTTTGCCCAAGGCTTTGATTTTGCCCCCATCGGCTTTCTGGTGACTCCTGGTGCGCCCGCAACTTTTGGAGTTCAAGTGACCACTCGATTTTGA
- a CDS encoding AraC family transcriptional regulator: MLTTIRDIELQTLFAEAQHNGESIFEQTGSDLLICPPSQVGSGRHQLIPLREGVILKIADGRFHQTTTIESHRGPDEPLVSKFCLSSRFRVQTPHTSGIPEDYTESAGHHYLCSLSDVIEFETFQGEERFQVVAFEWSQDYVRSFTSTSDGLSQPFQMLTEQQTLRRFHQPLGKTTPAMAQIIQQVLGCPYQGMVKTMYLESKALELLTLQLTTWSENQHQTKMNHLLPDDLERIQQASHVLNQNLNAPPSLMALARQVGLNDYKLKLGFRQQFGTTVFGYSQAKRLQHARQLLAAQDLSIPGVAQSVGYASPTSFTAAFKRRFGLSPKAFQMACRGKNPV, from the coding sequence ATGCTAACCACCATCAGGGATATAGAGCTACAAACCCTATTTGCAGAAGCCCAACATAACGGGGAATCTATCTTTGAGCAAACAGGCTCTGATCTACTGATCTGCCCGCCGAGTCAGGTCGGCAGTGGACGACATCAGCTCATCCCCCTCCGGGAGGGAGTGATCCTGAAAATTGCAGATGGACGTTTCCACCAGACTACGACGATAGAAAGCCACCGAGGACCTGACGAACCCCTAGTCTCTAAATTTTGTTTGTCCAGCCGCTTTCGAGTGCAGACTCCCCATACAAGCGGTATTCCAGAAGACTATACAGAATCAGCAGGGCATCACTATTTATGTTCTCTGTCTGATGTTATTGAGTTTGAAACCTTCCAGGGAGAAGAGCGATTTCAGGTTGTGGCATTCGAATGGAGCCAGGACTATGTACGGTCTTTTACCTCTACCTCAGACGGCCTGTCTCAACCCTTCCAGATGCTGACTGAGCAGCAGACCCTGCGAAGGTTCCACCAGCCCCTAGGCAAAACAACGCCTGCTATGGCCCAGATTATTCAGCAGGTTTTGGGCTGTCCCTACCAAGGGATGGTCAAGACAATGTATCTGGAGAGTAAGGCATTAGAACTCTTGACCTTGCAGTTGACCACTTGGAGTGAAAACCAGCATCAAACCAAGATGAATCACCTGCTGCCCGATGATCTAGAGCGGATTCAACAGGCCTCCCATGTACTGAACCAGAACCTGAATGCGCCCCCTTCACTGATGGCCTTAGCCCGGCAGGTGGGGCTCAATGATTACAAGCTCAAACTGGGGTTTAGACAACAGTTTGGCACCACTGTTTTTGGGTATTCTCAAGCCAAACGACTCCAACATGCTCGGCAACTGCTGGCCGCACAGGATCTAAGCATTCCGGGAGTGGCTCAATCTGTGGGATATGCTAGCCCCACCTCCTTTACGGCAGCTTTTAAACGACGCTTTGGCCTGAGTCCCAAAGCCTTCCAAATGGCCTGTCGGGGAAAAAATCCTGTTTGA
- a CDS encoding O-methyltransferase has product MSDQNIVLGDPKVEAVLERLHHAADRQILQLVLHYLPQLPRLLLGQGIHWNPARTHFYRDKYIPIERDQGQLLYLLARAINAQTIVEFGTSYGVSTLYLAAAIRDNGQGKVIGTEIIPEKVIQARKYIAEAGLAEFVDLREGDALKTLQDIDGPIDLVLMDGYPHLALDILRLLHPQIRPGGLVISDNVGTFKTALNPYVEFLQAPINGYRSSTLALKGGTELSIKVG; this is encoded by the coding sequence ATGAGTGATCAGAATATCGTTCTAGGTGACCCAAAAGTTGAAGCGGTCCTGGAACGCCTACACCATGCAGCCGATCGACAAATCCTGCAGCTGGTTCTGCATTATCTGCCTCAGCTCCCCAGACTATTACTGGGGCAAGGCATTCACTGGAATCCTGCTCGGACCCATTTCTATCGAGATAAATACATTCCGATAGAGCGTGATCAAGGCCAATTACTCTATTTGTTAGCTCGGGCCATCAATGCCCAAACAATTGTGGAATTTGGCACCTCTTATGGTGTTTCCACCCTCTATTTAGCTGCAGCGATCCGAGATAATGGCCAGGGCAAAGTGATTGGTACTGAAATCATCCCGGAGAAAGTGATCCAAGCCCGAAAGTATATTGCAGAGGCGGGTCTTGCAGAGTTTGTAGATTTGCGGGAAGGGGATGCATTAAAAACCTTGCAGGATATCGACGGCCCCATAGATTTGGTGTTGATGGATGGGTATCCACATCTGGCTTTGGATATTTTAAGGTTGTTGCACCCTCAGATTCGACCGGGTGGCCTGGTTATTTCCGATAATGTGGGGACTTTCAAAACGGCTCTAAACCCCTACGTCGAGTTTTTACAAGCTCCCATCAATGGCTATCGTTCTTCAACCTTGGCGTTAAAGGGGGGAACTGAGTTGTCGATCAAGGTTGGTTAG